The following proteins are encoded in a genomic region of Methylibium petroleiphilum PM1:
- the ccmC gene encoding heme ABC transporter permease CcmC translates to MTERFRWFTFAAPARFHALAGRLIPWLWAAAAPLAAAGLYMGFFVAPTDAQQGESYRIIFIHVPAAWMSMVIYLAMAFWAAVGWMFNARMAFMLAHALAPTGALFTFLALWTGALWGKPAWGTWWVWDARLTSELILLFLYLGYIALVAAIDDVRRGDRAGALLAIVGAVNIPIIYFSVRWWNTLHQGATITMTAAPKMATTMLTAMLLMTFAFWAYTFAVVFMRARALVLERESHADWVRDLATRSRTREEQS, encoded by the coding sequence GTGACCGAACGCTTTCGCTGGTTCACCTTCGCCGCGCCCGCGCGCTTTCACGCGCTGGCCGGCCGGCTCATCCCCTGGCTGTGGGCGGCGGCCGCGCCGCTGGCGGCGGCCGGGCTCTACATGGGCTTCTTCGTCGCGCCCACCGACGCGCAGCAGGGCGAGTCCTACCGCATCATCTTCATCCACGTGCCGGCCGCGTGGATGTCGATGGTGATCTACCTCGCGATGGCCTTCTGGGCCGCCGTCGGCTGGATGTTCAATGCCCGCATGGCCTTCATGCTGGCGCACGCGCTGGCGCCGACCGGCGCGCTGTTCACCTTCCTCGCGCTGTGGACCGGCGCCCTCTGGGGCAAACCCGCATGGGGCACCTGGTGGGTGTGGGACGCCCGGCTGACTTCGGAACTGATCCTGCTGTTTCTGTATCTAGGCTACATCGCGCTGGTTGCGGCGATCGACGACGTGCGACGCGGCGACCGTGCCGGAGCATTGCTGGCGATCGTGGGCGCGGTGAATATCCCCATCATCTATTTTTCGGTCCGGTGGTGGAATACCCTCCACCAGGGCGCCACGATCACCATGACCGCGGCACCCAAGATGGCCACCACCATGCTGACGGCAATGCTGTTGATGACGTTCGCGTTCTGGGCCTACACCTTCGCGGTCGTGTTCATGCGCGCCCGCGCCTTGGTGCTGGAACGCGAGTCGCATGCCGACTGGGTGCGCGACCTGGCGACACGGTCCCGAACACGCGAGGAGCAGTCCTGA
- a CDS encoding DsbE family thiol:disulfide interchange protein — MLRSLRYILPLGLFAVLVVFLWRGLGLSPTEVPSPLIGKPAPAFTLARLDDANQTLRRDDLLGKVWILNVWASWCVACREEHPTLMEFARSKSVPVIGLNYKDTRPAGLEWLRRFGDPYDASAFDADGRVGIDFGVYGVPETFVIDQQGLVRLKHIGPLTPAVIETRIRPLLKALNG; from the coding sequence ATGCTGAGGAGCCTGCGCTACATCCTTCCGCTCGGCCTGTTCGCCGTCCTTGTCGTCTTCCTGTGGCGCGGGCTCGGGCTGTCGCCGACCGAGGTGCCCTCGCCGCTGATCGGCAAGCCCGCACCGGCCTTCACGCTCGCGCGACTGGACGACGCGAACCAGACGCTGCGCCGCGACGACCTGCTGGGCAAGGTGTGGATCCTCAACGTGTGGGCCTCGTGGTGCGTGGCCTGTCGCGAGGAACACCCGACGCTGATGGAGTTCGCCCGCAGCAAGTCGGTGCCGGTGATCGGCCTGAACTACAAGGACACCCGGCCGGCCGGCCTGGAGTGGCTGCGCCGCTTCGGCGACCCCTACGATGCCTCGGCCTTCGATGCGGACGGCCGCGTCGGCATCGACTTCGGCGTCTACGGCGTGCCCGAGACCTTCGTGATCGACCAGCAGGGGCTGGTGCGCCTCAAGCACATCGGCCCGTTGACGCCGGCCGTCATCGAAACCCGCATCCGGCCGCTGCTGAAGGCCCTGAATGGCTAG
- a CDS encoding cytochrome c-type biogenesis protein, producing MASGRRFVAAALLAGLLAGPAVAKDAPPLAEDPVLEARVMRIAAELRCLVCQNQTIADSHADLAVDLRRQVRSMLSEGRSQAEILQYMTDRYGDFVLYRPPVRTSTWLLWFGPFVLLVGGLVTLLLVLRRRARLSDDHFEPDEDDADGAGPRAP from the coding sequence ATGGCTAGCGGGCGCCGCTTCGTTGCCGCGGCCCTGCTGGCGGGCCTGCTGGCCGGCCCTGCCGTGGCGAAGGACGCCCCGCCGCTGGCCGAGGACCCGGTGCTCGAGGCGCGCGTGATGCGCATCGCCGCCGAGCTGCGCTGCCTGGTCTGCCAGAACCAGACCATCGCCGACTCGCACGCCGACCTCGCCGTCGACCTGCGCCGGCAGGTCCGCAGCATGCTGAGCGAAGGCCGCAGCCAGGCCGAGATCCTGCAGTACATGACCGACCGCTACGGCGACTTCGTGCTCTACCGCCCGCCGGTCCGGACCAGCACCTGGCTGCTGTGGTTCGGCCCCTTCGTGCTGCTGGTGGGCGGCCTGGTCACCCTGCTGCTGGTGCTGCGCCGGCGCGCGCGGCTGAGCGACGATCACTTCGAACCCGACGAGGACGACGCCGACGGCGCCGGACCGCGCGCCCCATGA
- a CDS encoding outer membrane beta-barrel domain-containing protein, translated as MTGRPHAQPLLTTALAAAALTAALATAPTTAAAQSQQPGNEQVIVPEVDRRDVQLPRFPSNDFEIGLFTGTYATENFGSSVVGGVRLGYHITEDFFVQGVYAQTKVSDEAFRQVLPGGVFADEDEKLAYYNLSVGYNVLPGEVFLGRKRAKATAVYVIGGIGSTKFNDQRRQTFNVGLGMRLMLADWAAMQVDMRDHIFSIDVLGKRQSTQNLELTAGLSFFF; from the coding sequence ATGACCGGAAGACCCCACGCCCAGCCTCTGCTGACGACGGCCCTCGCGGCCGCTGCCCTGACCGCCGCGCTGGCCACGGCGCCCACCACAGCCGCCGCCCAGAGCCAGCAACCCGGCAACGAGCAGGTCATCGTGCCGGAGGTCGACCGCCGCGACGTCCAGCTGCCGCGCTTCCCGTCGAACGACTTCGAGATCGGCCTGTTCACCGGCACCTACGCGACCGAGAACTTCGGCTCCAGCGTCGTCGGCGGCGTGCGCCTCGGGTACCACATCACCGAGGACTTCTTCGTCCAGGGTGTCTATGCGCAGACCAAGGTCAGCGACGAGGCCTTCCGCCAGGTGCTGCCCGGCGGCGTGTTCGCCGACGAGGACGAGAAGCTGGCGTACTACAACCTCTCGGTCGGCTACAACGTGCTGCCCGGCGAGGTCTTCCTCGGCCGCAAGCGGGCCAAGGCCACCGCCGTCTACGTGATCGGCGGCATCGGCAGCACCAAGTTCAACGACCAGCGGCGCCAGACCTTCAATGTCGGACTGGGCATGCGCCTGATGCTGGCGGACTGGGCGGCCATGCAGGTCGACATGCGCGACCACATCTTCTCGATCGACGTGCTGGGCAAGCGCCAGAGCACGCAGAACCTCGAGCTGACGGCCGGCCTCAGCTTCTTCTTCTGA
- a CDS encoding SH3 domain-containing protein, with amino-acid sequence MNRTCLFSARRALALARHGLAFTLLAAAAAGLPVRAAEDAATAADDEERVQIADPYIELHTGPGRGYPVHFVAARQEWIAITLRHTDWYKVRTAGGKEGWVHRKQLETTLTEAGGAKTFRDIALDDYLGRRVQLGAAWGQFKSEPMLKFWTSYKLSDTLSVEGTIGQVQGLYSGTDFWHVNVLAEPWSDQRLSPFFGIGLGKFRNFPNQSLVAASVTDAKLANAGIGARYHVSERLVLRVDYTIYTAFVADTRSTEYRAVTAGLSFFF; translated from the coding sequence ATGAACCGAACCTGCCTCTTCTCCGCCCGTCGGGCCCTCGCGCTCGCGCGCCACGGCCTCGCCTTCACGCTGCTCGCCGCTGCGGCGGCCGGCCTCCCCGTGCGTGCCGCGGAAGACGCTGCCACTGCGGCCGACGACGAGGAGCGCGTGCAGATCGCCGACCCCTACATCGAGCTGCACACCGGGCCCGGCCGTGGCTACCCGGTGCACTTCGTCGCGGCGCGCCAGGAGTGGATCGCCATCACGCTGCGGCACACCGATTGGTACAAGGTGCGCACCGCCGGCGGCAAGGAAGGCTGGGTGCACCGCAAGCAGCTCGAGACCACGCTGACCGAGGCCGGTGGCGCCAAGACCTTCCGCGACATCGCGCTCGACGATTACCTGGGCCGTCGCGTCCAGCTCGGCGCAGCCTGGGGGCAGTTCAAGTCGGAGCCGATGCTCAAGTTCTGGACCAGCTACAAGCTGTCGGACACGCTGAGCGTCGAGGGCACGATCGGCCAGGTGCAGGGGCTCTACTCCGGCACCGACTTCTGGCACGTCAACGTGCTGGCCGAGCCCTGGTCGGACCAGCGGCTGTCGCCGTTCTTCGGCATCGGCCTGGGCAAGTTCCGCAACTTCCCGAACCAGAGCCTGGTGGCGGCATCGGTCACCGACGCGAAGCTCGCGAACGCCGGCATCGGCGCGCGCTATCACGTCTCCGAGCGTCTGGTGCTGCGGGTCGACTACACGATCTACACCGCCTTCGTCGCCGACACCCGCAGTACCGAGTACCGCGCGGTCACCGCCGGCCTGTCCTTCTTCTTCTAA
- the ypfJ gene encoding KPN_02809 family neutral zinc metallopeptidase, giving the protein MKWEGQEQSDNVEDRRGMGGGGRGGLPIGGRGIGVGTIVIALVAGWIFGINPLTVLGILSGGGGAPTAQVSTGPAPAPPADDAQARFVSVVLRSTEDVWTEVFRSGQAQYVRPKLVLFRGATATACGTGQSAMGPFYCPGDQQVYIDLQFFDTLHQRLGAPGDFAQAYVIAHEVGHHVQQLLGISEKVEAARRGGSEAQANAMSVRLELQADCFAGVWANRSQQARQWLEQGDIDEALNAASQIGDDTLQRRSQGQIVPESFTHGSSAQRVSWFKRGMQTGRIADCNTFEASRL; this is encoded by the coding sequence ATGAAGTGGGAAGGCCAGGAACAGAGTGACAACGTCGAGGACCGCCGCGGCATGGGCGGCGGTGGGCGCGGCGGACTGCCGATCGGTGGCCGCGGCATCGGTGTCGGCACCATCGTCATCGCGCTGGTGGCGGGCTGGATCTTCGGCATCAACCCGCTCACCGTGCTCGGCATCCTGAGCGGTGGCGGGGGCGCACCCACGGCGCAGGTCTCCACCGGCCCGGCCCCGGCACCACCGGCCGACGACGCGCAGGCGCGCTTCGTCTCCGTGGTGCTGCGCAGCACCGAGGACGTGTGGACCGAGGTCTTCCGCAGCGGCCAGGCGCAATACGTGCGGCCCAAGCTGGTGCTGTTCCGCGGTGCCACGGCCACCGCCTGCGGCACGGGCCAGAGTGCGATGGGCCCGTTCTACTGTCCCGGCGACCAGCAGGTCTACATCGACCTCCAGTTCTTCGACACGCTGCACCAGCGCCTCGGCGCGCCCGGCGATTTCGCGCAGGCCTATGTGATCGCGCACGAGGTCGGCCACCACGTGCAGCAGCTGCTGGGCATCAGCGAGAAGGTGGAAGCGGCGCGGCGCGGCGGCAGCGAGGCCCAGGCCAACGCGATGAGCGTGCGCCTGGAGCTGCAGGCCGACTGCTTCGCCGGCGTGTGGGCCAACCGCTCGCAGCAGGCGCGGCAGTGGCTGGAGCAGGGCGACATCGACGAGGCGCTGAACGCGGCCTCGCAGATCGGCGACGACACGCTGCAGCGGCGCAGCCAGGGGCAGATCGTGCCCGAGAGCTTCACCCACGGCAGCAGTGCACAGCGCGTGAGCTGGTTCAAGCGCGGCATGCAGACCGGCCGCATCGCCGACTGCAACACCTTCGAGGCCAGCCGGCTCTGA
- the ccmB gene encoding heme exporter protein CcmB: MRDLFLAVYLRDLRLALRRRVETLMPVAFFVVTASLFPLGVGPEPQVLRQLAPGLAWVCALLAAMLSVSQLFASDFADGSLEQMLLTGRSAVVIAAAKSAAHWTLSGLPLIAAAPLLGLLFDVHRDALGALLVSLLLGTPVLSLLGAVGAALTLGLRSAGVLLLLLVLPLTIPALIFGTGAVAAVDAGLSPGGHFSILGALLILTALTAPVATAAALRISLE, from the coding sequence ATGCGCGACCTGTTCCTCGCCGTCTACCTGCGCGACCTGCGTCTCGCGCTGCGCCGACGCGTCGAGACGCTGATGCCGGTGGCCTTCTTCGTCGTCACCGCCAGCCTGTTCCCTCTCGGCGTCGGGCCCGAGCCGCAGGTGCTGCGCCAGCTGGCGCCCGGCCTGGCCTGGGTGTGCGCGCTGCTCGCCGCGATGCTGTCGGTGTCGCAGCTGTTCGCGAGCGACTTCGCCGACGGCTCGCTGGAACAGATGCTGCTGACCGGCCGCAGCGCGGTGGTGATCGCCGCGGCCAAGTCGGCGGCCCACTGGACGCTGAGCGGCCTGCCGCTGATCGCCGCCGCGCCGCTGCTGGGTCTGCTGTTCGACGTGCACCGCGACGCGCTCGGCGCGCTGCTCGTGTCGCTGCTGCTCGGCACTCCGGTGCTGAGCCTGCTCGGCGCGGTGGGCGCGGCGCTGACGCTCGGCTTGCGCAGCGCCGGCGTGTTGTTGCTGCTGCTGGTGCTGCCGCTCACCATCCCGGCGCTGATCTTCGGCACCGGCGCCGTCGCTGCGGTCGACGCCGGCCTGTCGCCTGGAGGACACTTCTCCATCCTCGGGGCGCTGCTGATCCTGACGGCGTTGACGGCGCCGGTCGCCACCGCAGCCGCGCTGCGCATCTCACTGGAGTAA
- a CDS encoding tetratricopeptide repeat protein, with the protein MTPMLLFFLLLAAALCLAAIAALTRPLWRTAPTSLPADAGDTAAAGPRRRLGLTAALAVFSLVIVGGGYGWLGAPGLLDLGPGSRSAAAPPPAAASGAGGDPARAQIAAMVDQLAERLKSLPDDAEGWQMLSRSYAALGRHAEAVEAYRKAVALNPRDPSLLVDLGASLVALDRDAMHGEPTRLVERALALDPAHPKALAFAGLIAFDRKDYPTAVKHWEALARVEPPDSPFAQQIRASVAQARQLAGLPPSAESAPAVTPAASSPPLPAGVPARVSGTVRLAPSLKDRVAPEDTLFVFARAAGEGAPRMPLAILRRQAKDLPLQFTLDDSLSMSPAARLSGATQVVVGARLSRSGDAMPQPGDLQGLSDAVAVGTTGLQIEIGEPAAK; encoded by the coding sequence ATGACCCCGATGCTGTTGTTCTTCCTGCTGCTGGCGGCCGCACTGTGCCTTGCCGCGATCGCCGCCCTGACGCGCCCTCTTTGGCGCACCGCGCCGACCTCCCTGCCAGCCGATGCCGGCGACACGGCCGCCGCCGGTCCGCGCCGCCGGCTCGGGCTGACGGCCGCGCTCGCGGTGTTCTCGCTCGTCATCGTCGGCGGCGGCTACGGCTGGCTCGGCGCCCCCGGCCTGCTGGATCTCGGTCCCGGGTCGCGGTCGGCCGCCGCCCCCCCGCCGGCCGCTGCGAGCGGCGCGGGCGGCGACCCGGCCCGGGCGCAGATCGCCGCGATGGTCGATCAACTCGCCGAGCGGCTGAAGTCCCTCCCCGACGACGCCGAGGGCTGGCAGATGCTGTCGCGCTCCTACGCGGCGCTGGGCCGGCATGCGGAAGCCGTCGAGGCCTACCGCAAGGCCGTCGCGCTGAATCCTCGCGACCCCTCGTTGCTGGTGGACCTCGGCGCCTCGCTGGTCGCGCTGGACCGCGATGCGATGCACGGCGAGCCGACTCGGCTGGTCGAACGCGCGCTCGCGCTCGACCCGGCGCACCCGAAGGCGCTCGCCTTCGCCGGCCTGATCGCCTTCGACCGCAAGGACTACCCGACGGCGGTGAAGCACTGGGAGGCACTGGCGCGCGTGGAGCCGCCCGACAGCCCGTTCGCCCAGCAGATCCGCGCGAGCGTGGCGCAGGCGCGCCAGCTCGCCGGTCTGCCGCCGTCCGCCGAGTCTGCGCCCGCCGTGACGCCAGCCGCGTCGTCGCCGCCGCTGCCCGCCGGCGTGCCGGCCCGGGTGAGTGGCACGGTGCGCCTGGCGCCGTCGCTGAAGGACCGCGTGGCCCCCGAGGACACGCTGTTCGTGTTCGCGCGGGCGGCCGGCGAAGGCGCTCCTCGCATGCCGCTCGCCATCCTGCGCCGCCAGGCGAAGGACCTGCCGCTGCAGTTCACGCTCGACGACAGCCTGTCCATGTCGCCGGCGGCCCGGCTCTCGGGTGCGACCCAGGTGGTGGTCGGCGCCCGCCTGTCGCGCAGCGGCGATGCGATGCCGCAGCCGGGCGACCTGCAGGGCCTGTCGGACGCCGTGGCCGTGGGGACGACCGGGCTGCAGATCGAGATCGGCGAGCCGGCCGCGAAGTAG
- a CDS encoding FAD:protein FMN transferase: MSMSSLSSVGRRAAGAVRMPAAAWVQGGWMRREEAIMGTSISVELWSEDPSAGNAAMDLVIGEMHRIDRGMSPHKPDSELSRINREASVRPVPLSEEMFALLARSLEFSRRSEGAFDITFAGAGRLYDYRERIRPTDAALAQACAAVGHQYLELDAAARSVRFARDGLRIDLGGFAKGHAVDNAAAILARRGIRHAFISAGGDSRVIGDRRGRPWTIGVRDPRRPGEIIALLPLEDAAVSTSGDYERYFDTPDGARCHHILDPRTGKSPDSVRSVTIIAPDGLTSEALSKCLFVMGVERGLRFVESHAGVDAVVVDAAGALHYSSGLLAAGAQPRQ, translated from the coding sequence ATGTCCATGTCCAGCCTGTCGAGTGTCGGCCGCCGTGCGGCGGGCGCGGTACGCATGCCGGCCGCGGCCTGGGTTCAGGGCGGTTGGATGCGGCGCGAGGAGGCCATCATGGGCACCTCGATCAGCGTCGAGCTGTGGAGCGAAGACCCGTCCGCCGGCAACGCCGCGATGGATCTGGTGATCGGCGAGATGCACCGCATCGACCGCGGCATGAGCCCGCACAAGCCGGACTCCGAGCTGTCGCGCATCAACCGAGAGGCGTCGGTTCGGCCGGTACCGCTCAGCGAAGAGATGTTCGCGCTGCTGGCGCGCTCGCTGGAGTTCTCGCGCCGCTCCGAAGGTGCCTTCGACATCACCTTCGCCGGCGCCGGCCGGCTGTACGACTACCGCGAGCGCATCCGGCCGACCGATGCCGCGCTGGCACAGGCCTGTGCGGCCGTCGGCCACCAGTACCTGGAGCTCGACGCCGCCGCGCGCAGCGTGCGCTTCGCCCGCGACGGCCTGCGCATCGACCTGGGCGGCTTCGCGAAGGGGCATGCGGTGGACAACGCCGCCGCGATCCTTGCGCGCCGCGGCATCCGCCATGCCTTCATCAGCGCCGGCGGCGACAGCCGCGTCATCGGCGACCGCCGCGGCCGGCCCTGGACCATCGGTGTGCGCGATCCGCGGCGGCCTGGCGAGATCATCGCGCTGCTTCCGCTCGAGGACGCGGCGGTCTCCACCTCCGGGGACTACGAGCGCTACTTCGACACGCCCGACGGCGCACGCTGCCATCACATCCTCGATCCGAGGACCGGCAAATCCCCGGACAGCGTGCGCAGCGTGACCATCATCGCGCCGGACGGGCTGACCAGCGAAGCGCTCTCGAAGTGCCTGTTCGTGATGGGCGTCGAGCGCGGCCTGCGCTTCGTCGAATCGCACGCCGGTGTCGACGCCGTGGTGGTCGACGCGGCGGGGGCGCTGCACTACTCGTCCGGACTGCTCGCCGCCGGCGCGCAGCCGCGGCAGTGA
- the ccmE gene encoding cytochrome c maturation protein CcmE: MKPRQKRLVLIVGIVAAVGVAAALVLNAFQSNLVFFYSPAQVAAKEAPVGRAFRLGGLVDGGSVQRDGLVVRFVVTDTVKSIPVRYQGILPDLFKEGKGVVAQGQLGDDGVFVAREVLAKHDENYMPPEAAEALQRAGASNQKLGETVVKETRP; this comes from the coding sequence ATGAAGCCGCGCCAGAAGCGCCTGGTGCTGATCGTCGGCATCGTCGCGGCCGTGGGCGTGGCCGCGGCGCTGGTGCTCAATGCCTTCCAGAGCAACCTCGTGTTCTTCTATTCGCCGGCCCAGGTGGCGGCGAAGGAGGCGCCGGTGGGCCGCGCCTTCCGCCTCGGCGGCCTGGTCGACGGCGGCAGCGTGCAGCGCGACGGCCTGGTGGTGCGCTTCGTCGTGACCGACACCGTCAAGAGCATTCCGGTGCGCTACCAGGGCATCCTTCCCGACCTGTTCAAGGAGGGCAAGGGCGTCGTCGCACAAGGCCAGCTCGGCGACGACGGCGTGTTCGTTGCCCGCGAGGTGCTCGCCAAGCACGACGAGAACTACATGCCGCCCGAAGCCGCCGAGGCGCTCCAGCGCGCCGGCGCCAGCAACCAGAAGCTCGGCGAGACCGTCGTCAAGGAAACCCGACCATGA
- a CDS encoding heme lyase CcmF/NrfE family subunit — protein sequence MIPELGQIALLLALATALIQGTLPLLGAARGRADWMALARPAAQTQFLLVALAFGCLVASFVRHDFSVLNVATNSNSALPLFYRIAASWGSHEGSLLLWVLMLSSWTLAVALRSRHLPVPVVSRILAVMGLISVGFLLFMLITSNPFDRLFPVPPDGNDLNPLLQDPGMIVHPPMLYMGYVGFSVAFAFAVAALLGGTLDATWARWTRPWTTAAWAFLTLGIMLGSTWAYYVLGWGGWWFWDPVENASFLPWLAGTALIHSLAVTEKRGAFKSWTVLLAIVAFSLSLLGTFLVRSGVLSSVHAFATDPQRGLFILLFLVIVIGGSLTLYAWRAPKVGLGARFGVVSRESMLLANNVLFVVATLSVLLGTLYPLLLDAMGLGKISVGPPYFDAVFVPLMAPAVFLLGVGPLARWKQAELPDLARRLRWAAAIAVVAALLTGWLAGRIALGATLGLLMSYWIVAALGVDLWERLRPAGGLPMSLAARARQLPRAMLGMMLAHLGVAVFAFGVSMVTTYQLERDVKMAIGDTTEAGGFVFALRGLKEIQGPNYDGLQGQIEVTRDGKAVALLKPEKRIYRVQRNPMTEADINRGITRDLYVSLGEPTADGSWIVRVYFKPFVNWIWGGCVLMALGGALAASDRRYRARQRQEHGQQAGPAGAVA from the coding sequence ATGATTCCCGAGCTCGGGCAGATCGCGCTGCTGCTGGCGCTGGCCACCGCCCTGATCCAGGGCACCCTGCCGCTGCTGGGCGCCGCTCGCGGCCGCGCCGACTGGATGGCGCTCGCGCGGCCGGCGGCGCAGACGCAGTTCCTGCTGGTCGCGCTGGCCTTCGGCTGCCTGGTGGCGTCCTTCGTGCGACACGACTTCTCGGTGCTGAACGTGGCCACCAACTCGAACAGCGCGCTGCCGCTGTTCTACCGCATCGCCGCCTCCTGGGGCAGCCACGAGGGCTCGCTGCTGCTGTGGGTGCTGATGCTCAGCAGCTGGACGCTCGCGGTGGCGCTGCGCAGCCGCCACCTGCCGGTGCCGGTGGTGTCGCGCATCCTCGCGGTGATGGGCCTGATCAGCGTGGGCTTCCTGCTGTTCATGCTGATCACCTCCAACCCCTTCGACCGCCTGTTCCCGGTCCCACCGGACGGCAACGACCTGAACCCGCTGCTGCAGGACCCCGGCATGATCGTGCACCCGCCGATGCTCTACATGGGCTACGTGGGCTTCTCGGTGGCCTTCGCCTTCGCCGTCGCGGCGCTGCTCGGCGGCACGCTCGACGCCACCTGGGCGCGCTGGACGCGGCCCTGGACCACCGCCGCCTGGGCCTTCCTGACGCTGGGCATCATGCTCGGCAGCACCTGGGCCTACTACGTGCTGGGCTGGGGCGGCTGGTGGTTCTGGGACCCGGTGGAGAACGCCTCCTTCCTGCCCTGGCTGGCCGGCACGGCGCTGATCCATTCGCTGGCGGTCACCGAGAAGCGCGGCGCCTTCAAGTCCTGGACGGTGCTGCTGGCGATCGTCGCCTTCTCGCTGTCGCTGCTCGGCACCTTCCTCGTGCGCTCGGGCGTGCTGTCGTCGGTCCACGCCTTCGCCACGGACCCGCAGCGCGGCCTGTTCATCCTGCTGTTCCTGGTCATCGTGATCGGCGGCTCGCTCACCCTGTACGCGTGGCGCGCGCCCAAGGTGGGGCTCGGCGCGCGCTTCGGCGTGGTGTCGCGCGAGTCGATGCTGCTCGCCAACAACGTGCTGTTCGTCGTCGCCACGCTGTCGGTGCTGCTCGGCACGCTCTACCCGCTGCTGCTCGACGCCATGGGCCTGGGCAAGATCTCCGTCGGGCCGCCCTACTTCGACGCCGTGTTCGTGCCGCTCATGGCGCCAGCGGTGTTCTTGCTCGGCGTGGGGCCGCTGGCGCGCTGGAAGCAGGCCGAACTGCCCGACCTGGCCCGCCGGCTGCGCTGGGCTGCCGCCATCGCGGTGGTCGCGGCGCTGCTCACGGGCTGGCTGGCCGGCCGCATCGCGCTGGGCGCGACGCTCGGCCTGCTGATGAGCTACTGGATCGTCGCCGCCCTCGGGGTCGACCTGTGGGAGCGGCTGCGCCCGGCCGGTGGCCTGCCGATGAGCCTGGCGGCCCGCGCGCGGCAGCTGCCGCGCGCGATGCTCGGCATGATGCTGGCCCACCTGGGCGTGGCGGTGTTCGCCTTCGGCGTGAGCATGGTCACCACCTACCAGCTCGAGCGTGACGTGAAGATGGCGATCGGCGACACCACCGAGGCCGGCGGCTTCGTGTTCGCGCTGCGCGGCCTGAAGGAGATCCAGGGCCCGAACTACGACGGCCTGCAGGGCCAGATCGAAGTCACGCGCGACGGCAAGGCGGTGGCGCTGCTGAAGCCCGAGAAGCGCATCTACCGCGTGCAGCGCAACCCGATGACCGAGGCCGACATCAACCGCGGCATCACGCGCGACCTCTACGTGTCGCTGGGCGAGCCCACCGCCGACGGCAGCTGGATCGTGCGGGTCTACTTCAAGCCCTTCGTCAACTGGATCTGGGGCGGCTGCGTCCTGATGGCGCTGGGCGGCGCCCTCGCGGCGAGCGATCGGCGCTACCGCGCCCGGCAGCGCCAGGAGCACGGGCAGCAGGCCGGCCCGGCCGGAGCGGTGGCGTGA
- the ccmD gene encoding heme exporter protein CcmD: MNWPSASAFFDMGGYGLYVWGSYAVTALLMAAEPWRVARRQRLALARAAGETVDTELQP; the protein is encoded by the coding sequence ATGAATTGGCCCAGCGCCTCGGCGTTCTTCGACATGGGCGGCTATGGCCTCTACGTGTGGGGCTCGTATGCCGTCACGGCCCTGCTGATGGCGGCCGAACCCTGGCGGGTCGCGCGCCGCCAGCGCCTGGCGCTCGCGCGTGCCGCCGGCGAGACGGTCGACACGGAGCTGCAGCCATGA
- the ccmA gene encoding cytochrome c biogenesis heme-transporting ATPase CcmA, whose translation MLSPHVPPSPAAAPHLSATGLACRRGNRLLFKGLAFEVAGGEIVWLRGRNGRGKTSLLRLAAGLARPEDGEILRDGVAASTSAVDRRFVFIGHANALKDDLSATESLQFLLRLHGRPCSAAAVQSALDRMGLQGRRTAAVRTLSQGQRRRVALARLAVEDEPSLWILDEPYDALDADGIERLNDLLLAHAARGGSVLLTSHLELDTVRLRPREIDLDRCA comes from the coding sequence GTGTTGTCGCCACACGTCCCGCCGTCCCCTGCCGCTGCACCACACCTGTCGGCCACCGGCCTGGCCTGCCGGCGCGGCAACCGCCTGCTGTTCAAGGGCTTGGCGTTCGAGGTCGCCGGCGGCGAGATCGTCTGGCTGCGCGGTCGCAACGGTCGCGGCAAGACCAGCCTGCTGCGCCTCGCCGCCGGCCTGGCCCGACCCGAGGACGGTGAGATCCTGCGTGACGGCGTGGCGGCCAGCACATCTGCCGTGGACCGGCGCTTCGTTTTCATCGGCCACGCCAATGCGCTGAAGGACGACCTGAGCGCGACCGAGTCGCTGCAGTTCCTGCTGCGCCTGCACGGGCGCCCTTGCAGCGCCGCCGCTGTGCAGTCCGCGCTCGACCGCATGGGCCTGCAGGGCCGCCGCACGGCCGCGGTACGCACCTTGTCGCAAGGGCAGCGGCGGCGCGTCGCGCTGGCTCGGCTGGCAGTCGAGGACGAGCCCTCGCTGTGGATCCTCGACGAGCCCTACGACGCGCTCGATGCCGACGGCATCGAGCGACTGAACGATCTGCTGCTGGCGCATGCGGCGCGCGGCGGCAGCGTGCTGCTGACCAGCCACCTCGAGCTCGACACGGTGCGGCTGCGGCCGCGCGAGATCGACCTGGACCGGTGCGCCTGA